Proteins encoded within one genomic window of Gambusia affinis linkage group LG09, SWU_Gaff_1.0, whole genome shotgun sequence:
- the LOC122837285 gene encoding sodium/hydrogen exchanger 2-like isoform X1: MAALWPLPLLLSQRLWACLALTLPDEPHDGPPSAGFDASRVGPSVDQPGALRVFSLDYHHVQAPFEIVLWIMLASLAKLGFHWSGRVPAVVPESCVLIMVGLLVGGVIYGVRHSAPPTLSADAFFLFLLPPIVLDAGYFLPGRLFFENLGTILWYAVLGTLWNVLGIGLSLYAVCLLVPDSLGDISLLHCLLFGSLIAAVDPVAVLSVFQEMHVNEQLHILVFGESLLNDAVTVVLYKLFESFLRLPSVTGLDVLVGGCRLIVVGLGGFFVGLFFGLVAALTSRFTSRAQVIAPLFVFLYSYLSYLTSEMLHFSGIVAIMTCAVTMKQYVEANVSERSNTSIQYFLKMWSSVSETLIFVFLGVSTIQDIHMWSWPFVCSTLLLCLVWRATGVLLLTAVVNKLRRNAVTFRDQFIIAYGGLRGAICFSLVFLIDDFPKKRLFITTTIVVILFTVFVQGMTIKPLVELLDVKRKRALPTVSEEIHSRLLDHLLSGIEDVVGYWGQHFWKDRFEQFNKKYLRRFLIGEHHRARSSILRVYQELERREQQGDEEAPPPVDPRPGGRPLLPEEMDSIRRILSRNLQNFNKKQTPAYSRHTLHQDASAKTALHRHQSLPERHTCNRSMLCPQRAQGEFSKSYRGRARLGRSHTVCSASPRRSDPPDSVDPAALNPTQPSDPEPAAEEQQSPLPRAPVERATKKQLSFVLESETHQ, from the exons ATGGCTGCGCTTTGGCCTCTCCCTCTGCTGCTCTCCCAGCGTCTCTGGGCCTGTTTGGCCCTGACCCTCCCGGATGAGCCTCACGACGGGCCCCCGTCGGCGGGCTTCGACGCCAGTCGCGTCGGCCCATCTGTGGACCAGCCCGGTGCTCTGAGGGTGTTCAGCTTGGATTACCACCACGTGCAGGCTCCCTTTGAGATTGTGCTGTGGATAATGCTGGCCTCACTGGCCAAGCTGG GTTTCCATTGGTCCGGTCGAGTCCCAGCTGTTGTCCCAGAGAGTTGCGTCCTCATCATGGTGGGCCTGCTTGTGGGAGGGGTGATCTACGGGGTCCGACACTCTGCTCCCCCTACTCTGAGTGCCGACGcgttcttcctcttcctgctcccGCCCATCGTTCTGGATGCAGGTTACTTCCTGCCTGGGAGGCTGTTCTTTGAAAACCTTGGTACCATCCTCTG GTATGCGGTGCTGGGAACCCTATGGAACGTGCTGGGCATTGGCCTGTCTCTGTACGCTGTTTGCCTGCTGGTTCCAGACTCTCTGGGGGACATCTCTCTGCTCCACTGCCTGCTGTTTGGCTCGTTAATTGCTGCCGTTGATCCCGTGGCCGTGCTCTCTGTCTTCCAAGAGATGCACGTCAATGAACAGCTGCACATCTTGGTGTTTGGAGAGTCGCTGCTCAACGACGCTGTCACAGTG GTGCTCTACAAGCTCTTTGAGTCCTTTCTGCGGCTGCCTTCGGTGACTGGACTGGATGTACTGGTGGGAGGTTGTAGGCTGATAGTGGTGGGTTTGGGAGGCTTCTTTGTGGGACTGTTCTTTGGCTTGGTTGCAGCTCTCACCTCACGGTTCACCTCCAGAGCCCAGGTCATCGCTCCCCTCTTTGTCTTCCTGTATTCCTACCTGTCCTACCTGACTTCAGAAATGCTTCACTTCTCAGGAATCGTGGC CATCATGACCTGTGCTGTGACCATGAAACAGTACGTGGAGGCTAACGTGTCAGAGCGTAGCAACACCAGCATCCAGTACTTCCTGAAGATGTGGAGTAGCGTGAGTGAGACCTTGATCTTTGTCTTCCTCGGTGTGTCCACCATACAAGACATACACATGTGGAGCTGGCCCTTTGTCTGCTCCACCCTGCTGCTCTGCCTTGTCTGGAGGGCCACAG GGGTTCTTTTGCTCACTGCCGTGGTGAACAAGCTTCGGAGGAATGCCGTGACCTTTAGAGACCAGTTCATCATCGCCTACGGTGGCCTCAGAGGAGCAATCTGCTTTTCTCTGGTCTTCCTCATTGATGACTTCCCAAAGAAGAGGCTCTTCATCACAACCACCATCGTGGTCATTCTCTTTACCGTCTTTGTGCAG GGGATGACCATCAAGCCTCTAGTGGAGCTGCTGGACGTGAAGAGGAAGAGAGCTCTGCCTACAGTCAGCGAGGAGATCCACAGCAGG CTCTTAGACCATCTGCTGTCAGGAATAGAGGATGTGGTTGGCTACTGGGGGCAACATTTCTGGAAAGACAG GTTTGAGCAGTTCAACAAGAAGTACCTCCGACGTTTCCTCATCGGTGAGCATCACCGGGCTCGCTCCAGCATCCTGAGAGTCTACCAGGAGCTGGAGAGGAGGGAGCAGCAAGGGGACGAGGAGGCACCGCCGCC AGTGGACCCCCGCCCTGGCGGCCGTCCCCTCTTGCCGGAGGAAATGGACAGCATCAGGCGTATTCTGTCCAGAAACCTCCAAAACTTTAACAAGAAG CAGACCCCGGCCTACAGCAGACACACCTTGCACCAAGACGCCTCAGCGAAGACGGCCCTGCACAGACATCAGAGCCTTCCAGAGAGACACACCTGTAACAGAAGCATGCTCTGCCCACAG CGGGCGCAAGGAGAGTTCTCCAAGTCTTATAGAGGGAGAGCACGACTCGGCAGATCTCACACAG TGTGCTCAGCAAGCCCGAGACGGTCCGACCCCCCCGACTCTGTAGACCCGGCCGCTCTGAATCCCACCCAGCCGTCGGATCCTGAACCTGCGGCGGAGGAGCAGCAATCTCCGCTGCCCAGGGCGCCGGTAGAGAGAGCAACAAAGAAACAGCTCAGCTTTGTCCTGGAAAGTGAGACGCATCAATAA
- the LOC122837285 gene encoding sodium/hydrogen exchanger 2-like isoform X2: MAALWPLPLLLSQRLWACLALTLPDEPHDGPPSAGFDASRVGPSVDQPGALRVFSLDYHHVQAPFEIVLWIMLASLAKLGFHWSGRVPAVVPESCVLIMVGLLVGGVIYGVRHSAPPTLSADAFFLFLLPPIVLDAGYFLPGRLFFENLGTILWYAVLGTLWNVLGIGLSLYAVCLLVPDSLGDISLLHCLLFGSLIAAVDPVAVLSVFQEMHVNEQLHILVFGESLLNDAVTVVLYKLFESFLRLPSVTGLDVLVGGCRLIVVGLGGFFVGLFFGLVAALTSRFTSRAQVIAPLFVFLYSYLSYLTSEMLHFSGIVAIMTCAVTMKQYVEANVSERSNTSIQYFLKMWSSVSETLIFVFLGVSTIQDIHMWSWPFVCSTLLLCLVWRATGVLLLTAVVNKLRRNAVTFRDQFIIAYGGLRGAICFSLVFLIDDFPKKRLFITTTIVVILFTVFVQGMTIKPLVELLDVKRKRALPTVSEEIHSRLLDHLLSGIEDVVGYWGQHFWKDRFEQFNKKYLRRFLIGEHHRARSSILRVYQELERREQQGDEEAPPPVDPRPGGRPLLPEEMDSIRRILSRNLQNFNKKTPAYSRHTLHQDASAKTALHRHQSLPERHTCNRSMLCPQRAQGEFSKSYRGRARLGRSHTVCSASPRRSDPPDSVDPAALNPTQPSDPEPAAEEQQSPLPRAPVERATKKQLSFVLESETHQ, translated from the exons ATGGCTGCGCTTTGGCCTCTCCCTCTGCTGCTCTCCCAGCGTCTCTGGGCCTGTTTGGCCCTGACCCTCCCGGATGAGCCTCACGACGGGCCCCCGTCGGCGGGCTTCGACGCCAGTCGCGTCGGCCCATCTGTGGACCAGCCCGGTGCTCTGAGGGTGTTCAGCTTGGATTACCACCACGTGCAGGCTCCCTTTGAGATTGTGCTGTGGATAATGCTGGCCTCACTGGCCAAGCTGG GTTTCCATTGGTCCGGTCGAGTCCCAGCTGTTGTCCCAGAGAGTTGCGTCCTCATCATGGTGGGCCTGCTTGTGGGAGGGGTGATCTACGGGGTCCGACACTCTGCTCCCCCTACTCTGAGTGCCGACGcgttcttcctcttcctgctcccGCCCATCGTTCTGGATGCAGGTTACTTCCTGCCTGGGAGGCTGTTCTTTGAAAACCTTGGTACCATCCTCTG GTATGCGGTGCTGGGAACCCTATGGAACGTGCTGGGCATTGGCCTGTCTCTGTACGCTGTTTGCCTGCTGGTTCCAGACTCTCTGGGGGACATCTCTCTGCTCCACTGCCTGCTGTTTGGCTCGTTAATTGCTGCCGTTGATCCCGTGGCCGTGCTCTCTGTCTTCCAAGAGATGCACGTCAATGAACAGCTGCACATCTTGGTGTTTGGAGAGTCGCTGCTCAACGACGCTGTCACAGTG GTGCTCTACAAGCTCTTTGAGTCCTTTCTGCGGCTGCCTTCGGTGACTGGACTGGATGTACTGGTGGGAGGTTGTAGGCTGATAGTGGTGGGTTTGGGAGGCTTCTTTGTGGGACTGTTCTTTGGCTTGGTTGCAGCTCTCACCTCACGGTTCACCTCCAGAGCCCAGGTCATCGCTCCCCTCTTTGTCTTCCTGTATTCCTACCTGTCCTACCTGACTTCAGAAATGCTTCACTTCTCAGGAATCGTGGC CATCATGACCTGTGCTGTGACCATGAAACAGTACGTGGAGGCTAACGTGTCAGAGCGTAGCAACACCAGCATCCAGTACTTCCTGAAGATGTGGAGTAGCGTGAGTGAGACCTTGATCTTTGTCTTCCTCGGTGTGTCCACCATACAAGACATACACATGTGGAGCTGGCCCTTTGTCTGCTCCACCCTGCTGCTCTGCCTTGTCTGGAGGGCCACAG GGGTTCTTTTGCTCACTGCCGTGGTGAACAAGCTTCGGAGGAATGCCGTGACCTTTAGAGACCAGTTCATCATCGCCTACGGTGGCCTCAGAGGAGCAATCTGCTTTTCTCTGGTCTTCCTCATTGATGACTTCCCAAAGAAGAGGCTCTTCATCACAACCACCATCGTGGTCATTCTCTTTACCGTCTTTGTGCAG GGGATGACCATCAAGCCTCTAGTGGAGCTGCTGGACGTGAAGAGGAAGAGAGCTCTGCCTACAGTCAGCGAGGAGATCCACAGCAGG CTCTTAGACCATCTGCTGTCAGGAATAGAGGATGTGGTTGGCTACTGGGGGCAACATTTCTGGAAAGACAG GTTTGAGCAGTTCAACAAGAAGTACCTCCGACGTTTCCTCATCGGTGAGCATCACCGGGCTCGCTCCAGCATCCTGAGAGTCTACCAGGAGCTGGAGAGGAGGGAGCAGCAAGGGGACGAGGAGGCACCGCCGCC AGTGGACCCCCGCCCTGGCGGCCGTCCCCTCTTGCCGGAGGAAATGGACAGCATCAGGCGTATTCTGTCCAGAAACCTCCAAAACTTTAACAAGAAG ACCCCGGCCTACAGCAGACACACCTTGCACCAAGACGCCTCAGCGAAGACGGCCCTGCACAGACATCAGAGCCTTCCAGAGAGACACACCTGTAACAGAAGCATGCTCTGCCCACAG CGGGCGCAAGGAGAGTTCTCCAAGTCTTATAGAGGGAGAGCACGACTCGGCAGATCTCACACAG TGTGCTCAGCAAGCCCGAGACGGTCCGACCCCCCCGACTCTGTAGACCCGGCCGCTCTGAATCCCACCCAGCCGTCGGATCCTGAACCTGCGGCGGAGGAGCAGCAATCTCCGCTGCCCAGGGCGCCGGTAGAGAGAGCAACAAAGAAACAGCTCAGCTTTGTCCTGGAAAGTGAGACGCATCAATAA
- the LOC122837286 gene encoding transmembrane protein 182-like, with protein MKIGAAALAGGTFGVVGTLCFLVAFSTDYWLVAVEDCNSDEPTKPHPTRGKDANRTKIQPRETTVAPSRVTLHHEGFFRRCVFLVEPSTPALLATFITNPPEGKVCFRGYLFPLPVALGDVPGVVYDATAVFRGFWTVLIVVGLLSALTGGLLLACGVPFISGKLYRLGGAFLITAASLFLLLLLLFVLWMEAVDVSRYVLQEAREECPDAEVSVHYGLSFMAAAAGVPLEVLSGLLFLLAGRTLRAGR; from the exons ATGAAAATAGGAGCTGCAGCTTTGGCCGGGGGGACTTTTGGGGTGGTGGGCACCCTGTGTTTCCTCGTGGCCTTCAGTACAGACTACTGGCTGGTAGCCGTAGAAGACTGTAACTCAGACGAGCCCACCAAACCCCACCCAACACGGGGCAAAGACGCTAACAGGACAAAG ATCCAGCCACGTGAAACCACTGTTGCTCCCTCGCGGGTCACTCTGCACCACGAGGGGTTTTTCAGGCGCTGTGTGTTTCTAGTGGAGCCCTCGACGCCCGCTCTCCTGGCCACATTCATCA CAAACCCGCCGGAGGGTAAGGTGTGTTTCCGTGGTTACCTCTTCCCGCTGCCAGTCGCACTTGGAGACGTTCCTGGGGTGGTTTATGACGCTACAGCAG TGTTCCGAGGGTTCTGGACCGTCCTGATCGTGGTCGGGCTGCTCTCCGCTCTGACCGGAGGCCTGCTGCTGGCCTGCGGCGTTCCCTTCATCAGCGGCAAACTGTACCGGCTGGGCGGGGCGTTCCTCATCACAGCCG CCAGCCtgttcctcctgctgctgctgctctttgtgCTCTGGATGGAGGCGGTGGACGTGAGCCGCTACGTCCTGCAGGAGGCCAGGGAAGAGTGTCCGGACGCCGAGGTCTCTGTGCACTATGGCCTCTCCTTCATGGCGGCGGCCGCCGGCGTTCCCCTAGAGGTCCTGTCCGGGCTGCTCTTCCTGCTGGCGGGCCGCACGCTGCGCGCCGGCAGATGA